The Jannaschia sp. GRR-S6-38 genomic interval CGCGCGAGCGGCAGATGGATTTCTTCGGCGGCTTGCGCTGGCGCTTCGAGGAGCATGTCCCGTGGGAGCGGCGGCGCATCGACCGGACGGCGCTCTTCCGCACGCGCCCGGGCCTGCGGCTCAATCCCGATCACACGCTCACCATCGCCGAGATGAACACCTATGCCTGCCCCTGGCACCATTCCATGACGGCTTGCATCGCGTCGTTCCGCGCCGCCAAGGCGCTCGCCACCAACCCGGGCAGCCGGGCGGTGATCGGCTCGTTCCGCTGGGACGGCTCGATCCCGTTCGAATGGCGCGCGCAGCAACTGATGGACCTCGGGCTGATGGAGCCGGGGCAATGGTTCTGACGCCGACACGCCGCTTGACGCGGATCAAGGCCGGGCGGAGGTTCGGCGCCTAGCAGAGGGCCAGGAGGATCGTGCCATGCTGACCGTCGAGAAACCGTCCCCGAACCGGGTCGACCTGCACCTGAGAGGTGCGCTCAACAGCGAGACGATGCGCGCCGCGCTCGATGATTTCGTCGCCGCCTGCGAAGGGGTCGAAAAGGGCCGGATGATCTACGAGATCGCGGATTTCAAGTTGCCGACGCTCGGAGCGCTGGTGGTGGAGCTGTCGCGCCTGCCCGAGCTGTTCGGCCTGCTGCGCCGCTTCCACAAATGCGCGGTCCTCTGCGACACGGACTGGATCCGCAGCGCCGCGGATTTCGAGGGCGACCTGCTGCCCGGCGTCCAGGTCCGCACCTACAAGACGGCGCAGCGGCGCGAGGCCGAAGCTTGGCTCGACGACGTCTGACGTGAAAACGGCGCGCCCCCGCTTCGGGGACGCGCCGCGCGTGTCGTGGCGGTCAGAGACCGGGGCGATCAGACTTCGACGGTCTCGCCGGCCTTGCCCTCGATCGCCGTGCGATCGGCCTTGGCGGCCGGAGCGATCTCGATGCGGCGGGGCTTCAGCGCCTCGGGCACCTGACGCTCCAGCTCGATATGCAGCATGCCGTCGGCATGGGTCGCGCCCGTCACCTGGACGTGGTCGGCCAGCTGGAAGGTCTTCTCGAAGGCTCGGGTCGCGATGCCGCGATGCAGATAGGTCCGCTCGTCGTTCGTCTCGGCCTTGCGGGCGGTCACGGTCAGGGCGTTCTCGCGCGCCTCGATGGCGAGCTCGTCGGCGGTGAAGCCCGCGACGGCGATCGAGATGCGGTACTCGTTCTCGCCCAGCTTCTCGATGTTGTAGGGCGGATAGGTCGTCGCCGTGTCGGCGGCCATCGCGCGGTCCAGCAGGCTGGCCATCCGGTCGAAGCCGACGGTCGCGCGGTAGAGGGGGGTGAAATCGTAGTTACGCATGGTTTGCATCCTTCTCGAAGCGATACAGATCGGGTCGCCCCTCCGTTCGTGCCGGACGGGGACAGGTTCGCGCCGGACCCTGTTTCGGCATCCGGCACACCCGATCTGGGAAGGCGAAATCCTGCTTTCAAGAGGGGGCCGCGCAGCTTGTTTCGGCTGCGCGGCCAAGGCGTTGCGACCCGTTCAGGCGCCGCGGCCGGTCTTTTGCTGGAGCGCGTCGATGCGCTTCGAGGCATCGGCCTTGGTCAGGCCCGGATCGAATTCCTCGCCCGCCTCCTCGCTGAGCGTCTTGAGATAGCTGGCCTGCGCGCCGGTCATCGGCTCGTCGCCGGTCGTCCAGTTTTCCGGGTCTTTGTCGGCATTGCCGGGCGCGTCCTGCTTCGGGGTGTCGGTGATCTTGTCCATGTCGGTCCTCCTGCGGTGATGTTCGCTTAACGTTCACCCGGCTGGGAGGTTCCATGACGCGACGCGCCCCCGGATCGCCGGGATCCGGGGGCGCGCAAGTCCGAAACCGGCGCGATCAGGCGGCGGCCCTGTCGAGCCCGACGATCTCGATCGCATTCCGGACGGCGGTGGCGTCCTCGGTGCCCTCGACGATCAGCACCGTCTCGCCGTCCAGCACGACCCGCACCTCGCCCTCGGCCCCCAAGACGGTCAGCCCCGGCGCCTCGCCGCTGCGGCTGGCCAGCCGGATCACGTCGAGATCGGGCTCGAAATCGGTGATCGTGGCGGCGTTCTCGGTCTCGATCCAGTCGCCCGCGATGAACCCGTCGGCGCCGGGGCCGCCGGTGGCGATGTCGTCATCGCCCAGCAGGAAGACGTCATCGCCCGCGAAGCCCAGCATCCGGTCCCCGGTCGCGTCGCCCGTCTCGTCGAAATCGCTGTCGGACAGTTCGCCGCCGGCCGCGAAGCGTGCGGCGGTCGCTGTCTCCAGCCCGTTCAGGATATCCGCGCCGACCCCGCCGACCAACGTGTCGAGCCCCGCGCCGCCGGCGATCTCGTCCTCGCCCAGCCCGGCCGAGATGCGGTCGTTGCCCGCCTCGCCGAAGACCACGTCATCGCCTTCCGTGCCCGGCAGGAAATCGTCCTCGTCGGTGCCGACGATCGAGTCGCTCGCCACCAGCGGCGGCGGCATCGGTCCGGCCGCGTCGGGATCGGGGCCTTCGACGACCGAAACGGTGGTCGCGTCGAAGCCGGTCACGCCCAGCAGCGTGACGACATTCTGGCCGCCGAGCGCAAGGATCGTGTTGCCGTCCGCTTCGGTCGCGGTGACTTCGGGCGCGGCCTCGCCCGCGTCGAGCGGTGCATGGCTCAGCTCGAGCCGATCCTCGGCGGGGTCGAAATCGGTGATCGTGGCGAGGCGGTCGGATTCGACGTAATCGCCGGTCCGGAACAGGTCCGCGCCCGAGCCGCCCGTCACGGTGTCGAGATCGCCGAACAGGATGTCGTCATCGCCCGCGCCGCCGTCGATGCTGTCGCCGGGTGCGTTGCCGTCGATATTGCCGAAGGCGCCCGGCCCGTCGGGCCGCTCGATCCCGTTCAGGCTGTCGGCGCCGA includes:
- a CDS encoding SpoIIAA family protein, with amino-acid sequence MLTVEKPSPNRVDLHLRGALNSETMRAALDDFVAACEGVEKGRMIYEIADFKLPTLGALVVELSRLPELFGLLRRFHKCAVLCDTDWIRSAADFEGDLLPGVQVRTYKTAQRREAEAWLDDV
- a CDS encoding Hsp20 family protein; its protein translation is MRNYDFTPLYRATVGFDRMASLLDRAMAADTATTYPPYNIEKLGENEYRISIAVAGFTADELAIEARENALTVTARKAETNDERTYLHRGIATRAFEKTFQLADHVQVTGATHADGMLHIELERQVPEALKPRRIEIAPAAKADRTAIEGKAGETVEV
- a CDS encoding DUF3072 domain-containing protein; translation: MDKITDTPKQDAPGNADKDPENWTTGDEPMTGAQASYLKTLSEEAGEEFDPGLTKADASKRIDALQQKTGRGA
- a CDS encoding calcium-binding protein; translated protein: MLGLDDDDDPVASDEDEGGGPPPVLQPGPVSSILGGPEDDALEGTDADDFMRGFAGRDVMSGRAGDDFMKGDIGADDMSGGVGDDTMDGGFGADRMSGGFGDDEMTGGFQDDFLNGQRGDDMLAGEAGEDTLLGGIGADSLNGIERPDGPGAFGNIDGNAPGDSIDGGAGDDDILFGDLDTVTGGSGADLFRTGDYVESDRLATITDFDPAEDRLELSHAPLDAGEAAPEVTATEADGNTILALGGQNVVTLLGVTGFDATTVSVVEGPDPDAAGPMPPPLVASDSIVGTDEDDFLPGTEGDDVVFGEAGNDRISAGLGEDEIAGGAGLDTLVGGVGADILNGLETATAARFAAGGELSDSDFDETGDATGDRMLGFAGDDVFLLGDDDIATGGPGADGFIAGDWIETENAATITDFEPDLDVIRLASRSGEAPGLTVLGAEGEVRVVLDGETVLIVEGTEDATAVRNAIEIVGLDRAAA